In Paludibaculum fermentans, the genomic stretch AGGCGCAGCTCTCGAACACTTCAGCGTGGATATCCAGCTCGAAATCGTAGTTGTCGAGCAGGCCCGCCTGCTTCATGGCCCACAGCTTCATTGAGTTGAGGAAGACACTGCCGTCGCCGGGGGCGCCCACGAAAAACGGGATCGCCATCTTGTGGCAGACGGCCAGCATGCCCGGTTCGACGCCATTCCGCTGTTCCAGGCTGGCAAAGCGCCGGCCCAGCAGGTAGCGCAGCTCCGTGCCGGTCATCTTCTTCTGGAACTCGGGCTCGCGCAGCAGGGCGGTCAGATAGCGGTCCTGGTCCAGCAGCACGTCCTCGTCGAAGGCCATGTCGGTGACGCGGATCGTATGCTCGTCGCGCAGGGCGCCGTCGTCTCCAAAGATTGGCACCTCATGCACGGGATCGCGGCGGCCGTCCAGGCTGCGGTGGCCGTCGTGATAACACATCGCGTCCGTGCCGCTCAGATAGGCAATCCAGCCGGTCTCGAGCAGCGGGATCAGCCAGGTCTGGTGCTGGCCGGAGACGGTGATGGGGCCCGCAATCGCCATGGTGAGCGGGCAGCCCATGCCGATGGCGGTATCCAGGATGGAGTAAATTCGGCGGAAGTAGGCGCCGCCGAAGGCGGGCAGGCAATGCTGGATCAACTCATGCAGGCTCTGGACTTCGTCCACGCGCTTGGTGCGCACGACACGCCGGTTCTGCTGACAGGGGGACTCGGTGGAATGGGACATTTCGATGGGTACAATTTGACGCTAACACGCCGGGCAGGCCCCGGCGCAATGCGAAACTGGTGCTCTTTCCGGGGATTGGAGTGAAGGGGGCGGCCCTGTCGGAAGCCGCCCCCGCCATGGACTGTGATCAGTCCGGGCTCGATACTTTCATGAGGATCAGGCCCGCCACGATCAGCAGGGCCGCCGCGGCGCGCAGCGCGCTCAACTGTTCGCCCAGCAGGACGATGCCGGCCACGAATGCGCCGGCTGTGCCGATTCCGGCCCAAACCGCGTAAGCCGTGCTCAGCGGCAGGGTCTTCATGGAAACCGCCAGCAGCCCGAAGCTGGCCAGCATGGTGACGAAGGTGGCGATGGTGGGAGTGAGTCTGGTGAAGCCCTGGGACTGCTTCATGAATGAGGCCCAGGCGATCTCGAGCAGACCAGCGAGGAAGAGTGTAATCCAGGCCATGGCGGCCCTCCTTTTCAAGGGCCGGGCCGTCCCGGACATGATCTCCCCCACTCGTGGGGGCGGAGGACGTTGCCTCGCTACTCCTATCTTGACCGCTCCCCCGGCTGCCCGGCAAGTCCCGGGCTGGAACGGCGCGCCAAAAACAAAACCCGGCCCCCTTGCGGGGGCCGGGCTTGTTGTTTTGAGGGAGAGACGGACCAGCTTATTTCGGGCAGCCGAGCCGCTTCAATTCCTTCGGAGTCACCGTCTTGGCGCCCTTGAAGGAGCTGGGCAGCTTGGTTCCCTTGGGCACCAGCCAGACTTCCACTCGGCGATTCTGATCGGCGGTGGAGGCCATCGAACCCGGACGCTCTTTCGAGGCCGAGCGGGCGGAAGTGCCGCACAGGGCGGGCTGCATATCGGCGACCTGCTCGGTGCCGACCCAATCGACCTTCACCCGGCTGGGATCCACATTGGCGCAGGTGCCGGTGCCGCCGGTGAGGACGGCGAGGGCGTTCAGCGCGCGCTGCTGATCGAGCTTGGAAGGTACCTTGGTCTTGGAGGCTTCGTCGTTGTCGATGTGGCCGACGAGGACGATTTCGTAGTCCGGATCTGCCGCCTTCGGAGCGAGCTCTTCCAGCAGGACGCGCTTGCCGCAGTTGTTCACGCGGCTGCCGCCCTTGGAGAAGATCACGTCGGAGAAGCGGATGGACTGAGGCGTGTAGTCCACCTTCAGCGTGCCCGTCGAAGTGGCGGACATGCCGCGATCGTCGGTCACCTTGCCGGTGATGGTGACGGTCTTGGACTGGAACTTGCCACCCTGGTCGAAACGGACCGACTTCGAGTCAAACGAGGTGGTCGCCGACGTCGGATTCGCGACGGTGCCTTCCGTGACGGTCCACTGGAAGCTCACGGTCGAGCAGGCGGAGCCTGTGGCGGTAGCGGCCAGTGCGGCGGACTGCCCATACTCGATGGCGGCCGGATTGACCGAGATGCTGCTGATGGTCGGAGCCGTGTACTCCTGAACGTTCAACGAAAGAGTGTTGGCCTTGGAGGTTCTGGCGGCGAGACCCTCGGAATTCGGGGCATCGGCCTGGAGTTCCACCATGTAGCTGCCCGGCTTGTCCGGGGTGAAGGTCAGCTCGGCGCTGTTGCTGCCGGCGGGCTGCCCGTTGACGGTCCACTTGTAGGTGATGGCGCGACCCGCGGGATCGCTCACATTCGAGCGGACCGTGATGGCTCGGCCCTGGCACAAGGTGCCGGAACCGGCGGAGAGCGTACCTGCATTCAGAGCTGCCAGGGGCTGCGGCGGGGCCGGCGGGGCCGGCGGCGGGGGCGGCGCAGACTTCTTGCCAATGTAATACGTGATGCCGGCGGTGGTCTGCACGCCATTCAGCATGCTGCCACGAGGAATGTAGACGCCGGTGGGGGAGGAGTCGGGCAGCTTGAAGGTCGGGTTCTTGGTGTACAAACCACGAACGTCAAACCGCAGACCAATCCGGTCTGTCAGGTGGAACTTCAGTCCGCCGCCATAGTTCATGGCCGGCTGAATGTTGTTGCCGGTGTTCTGTGCGCCGAAGGCCTGGTTCGATACGAAGTTGCCCTGCGCCTTGCCGGTATCGGTGGGCGTGATGTTCAGGGCGGAGAGTCCGACTGTCAGGAACGGACGGAACCTGGAGCCGCGGGGCGTCCAATAAACAACAGGGTTCAAAGAGTACTGATAGATGCGGTTACCGAAGCCATAATTGGGCAAGCCCGGCTGATTCGGCTTCAAAAACGTGAAGTTGTTCGTGCTGTATGTGAAAGCCTGCTCCAGGCCCACATACCGCCAAAAGTTCTCGGTTACTCTGGCGCCAGCTGCGCCTCCGTTGACCAGCTTTGTTCCAAGGCCCTTGTCGACCTGCTGGAAAAAGCTGCCTCCAAGGAACCCATTGAGTTCCACAAAATCAGGGCGCTCATCGCCCTCAGCGGCCGCTTTCTTCTTGTCCGCCGTGGCCTGCTGGGCGCCGGCCGACGTACAAAGTGCCATCGCCAAACCGGCCGCGACCAGAGCCCGCGACCATGATCGATTGCTGGGACTGAGTGTCGTAAGTTTCATATTCAGGGCTTCACCTGCCTTTAATTATTATGCTACCGATCGACTGAAAGGTCTAGATAAAACATTCCCAGATCGGGAGTTAGCCCCAACAGCCGGTCCTTTTGACCCCATGCGAAAGTGAGCTTTTGGATGCTCGCTTCCACGATTTCCGCCTGCGCCAAAGACTGCCAAAGCCGGCCTCCGTTCACCGATCGGAAGACCCGGCCAAACTGTGATGCATAGACCTCATCGGCGTGATCCGGCCTCACCGCCAGCGAACTTACCGTCCCTGGCTGCAGCCCGTTCTCGCGCCGCTGCCAGGTCTTGCCGCCATCCTCGGAAACGTATAACCCCTGGGCCGTAGCCACCAGCGCGGCTCCTCTGGGGCCGCCGGCCAGGGCTATGTCGTAGATGAGGCTCACGGGGAAAAGGATGTTCATAACTTTCCATGAACTACCTGAATCTTCAGACAGATACATGGCAAACGTGGTCCGCGCGGCAATGCGCCTCGGTGCGGCCGGCGACGTGTAGAGGGCCTGGACGTTGTGCGTGATGTTGACGGTGGTGAGGCGCACCGGTTGCCAGGTCTGCCCGGCGTCGGCGCTGCGCAGCAGGCCGCGGTCCGTGCCCGCGTAGACCAGCGCCTTTTCGGGTTTGTCTCCCGGGACGCAGGCCAGTGCGAACAACCGGGCCTCGTCGGACCCCAGCCGCAATTCCGTCCACGTCTTGCCGCCGTCTCGCGACCGCAGAGCCCGGCTCTCGTTGCCGGCGAACAACAGCTTTTCCTCTCCGGGGCAGCCCGCCAACCGCGTAATGTGGTTATCCCGCAGTACCGTAGAATTGGCCGAAAGATTCCAGGATTCCCCGCCATTCCTGCTGGAGAATATCCCGCCGCCGTCGCCATC encodes the following:
- a CDS encoding outer membrane beta-barrel protein, which codes for MKLTTLSPSNRSWSRALVAAGLAMALCTSAGAQQATADKKKAAAEGDERPDFVELNGFLGGSFFQQVDKGLGTKLVNGGAAGARVTENFWRYVGLEQAFTYSTNNFTFLKPNQPGLPNYGFGNRIYQYSLNPVVYWTPRGSRFRPFLTVGLSALNITPTDTGKAQGNFVSNQAFGAQNTGNNIQPAMNYGGGLKFHLTDRIGLRFDVRGLYTKNPTFKLPDSSPTGVYIPRGSMLNGVQTTAGITYYIGKKSAPPPPPAPPAPPQPLAALNAGTLSAGSGTLCQGRAITVRSNVSDPAGRAITYKWTVNGQPAGSNSAELTFTPDKPGSYMVELQADAPNSEGLAARTSKANTLSLNVQEYTAPTISSISVNPAAIEYGQSAALAATATGSACSTVSFQWTVTEGTVANPTSATTSFDSKSVRFDQGGKFQSKTVTITGKVTDDRGMSATSTGTLKVDYTPQSIRFSDVIFSKGGSRVNNCGKRVLLEELAPKAADPDYEIVLVGHIDNDEASKTKVPSKLDQQRALNALAVLTGGTGTCANVDPSRVKVDWVGTEQVADMQPALCGTSARSASKERPGSMASTADQNRRVEVWLVPKGTKLPSSFKGAKTVTPKELKRLGCPK
- a CDS encoding deoxyhypusine synthase family protein, producing the protein MRTKRVDEVQSLHELIQHCLPAFGGAYFRRIYSILDTAIGMGCPLTMAIAGPITVSGQHQTWLIPLLETGWIAYLSGTDAMCYHDGHRSLDGRRDPVHEVPIFGDDGALRDEHTIRVTDMAFDEDVLLDQDRYLTALLREPEFQKKMTGTELRYLLGRRFASLEQRNGVEPGMLAVCHKMAIPFFVGAPGDGSVFLNSMKLWAMKQAGLLDNYDFELDIHAEVFESCAYHYWGLFESDTKALATFVLGGGVPKNFNLQPEPALGQVLGLPDVRGYHFDVQIVSSPVTDGSLSSCFPAEAVTWGKVDRNVYQQTTESMQADYSMLLPFLVKALLDNRARYERLRDELGEETLFEKHPKAKGYLRPRDGYRLFEKRSELLKKLVSAVKENREWLAETLDYPLA
- a CDS encoding DMT family transporter; translation: MAWITLFLAGLLEIAWASFMKQSQGFTRLTPTIATFVTMLASFGLLAVSMKTLPLSTAYAVWAGIGTAGAFVAGIVLLGEQLSALRAAAALLIVAGLILMKVSSPD